DNA from Equus asinus isolate D_3611 breed Donkey chromosome 22, EquAss-T2T_v2, whole genome shotgun sequence:
agaagccagagacaaaaggtcacatgttgtatcatgccatttatatgaaacatttaTATGAGACAAAGCAAATCTGGACATTTAGAAGGGAcgttagggggccggcccagtggcatagtggttaagtttgcccactccgcttcagtggccaggggttttctaggactgctggtcaagccacactgtggtggcatcccacataaaatagaggaagattggcaaagatgttagctcagggccaatcttcctcagaaaaaaaaaaagggatgttAGTTACTTTTTCCACTCAACTAAGTACCAAGCAGTTGAGATGAGGCAATATTCATCTGAAATTAATAATGTAGGCCTCAAAATGCAAGaaccaaaggaaaacaaaggataaaatattaaatatacttgcaattcaaaatagaaaattacctcacttcttcaaaacaaaataaagccaaACAAAAAACTCTGCCCCAAACCAACTCTGCTCCACGAACCAACTTTGAGAATCACCAGAATGAAAAGAATGACATTTGGCATTTGAATTCCAGTTCTGTCCAGTACTAACTTGGTGATCTTGAGTACGTGGCTTAACTTAGACCTCAGTGTCTCTATCAGTGTCTATactgagaagaaataaatggagaggttTAAATGAGGTCAAGGAAATCAGTGCTACTCAGAGTGTGGTCTGTGGACAATTGCTGGTCCACAAACTGTGACCAGTCTGCGTGAAGACAAGTACAGAAGCAGAGTATTTAGAACATCTGGCAGCGATTTGATAGAGTTGCTGTTTGTTGAATCTTATAGTAAAAAAGCCCATATTCtatatgttttttttccccacattatTTTTCCAGTAATAGCTCTAGTATTTTACAAAAGTACtgtatatgtcaattgtatctcaataaagctggaggggaaaaagaaagaaaagtactgaTCTGCAACAGCTTGGGGAATAAAACTCTACCTGGTCCTTCACCAAttcagtttgagaagcactgatatCAAGCACTTTACTGAGCATAAAGTAAGAACTCTCAAAATCCTAGTTTCCTCCCCATCTCCTGGACTCTACAGTGGGTCACTAAATGCTTATGAAGAGCCTCCCAGGCAAAGGTAGTGGTGCGAGGTGCAGTGGCCGTGCTAAAGAAACTGAGGAATGTGGCTGCAGAAATAAAACCCACTAATATAGAGAAGAAACTGTAAAAGTCAAAACAAGCTCTAATTAAGtgatattgaaaaaaattctgaaaaactaGGGCTCTTTTCAGGTTAAAGTGGCCAAGGAGGTTTTGTCAGAGGAAGTGTGATTAGAACTGGGCCTCTGAAGGCCACACAGGCTTCAGGCAGCTGCGAGGAGACAAGGAGACGGGGCTTTTAGGCAGAGAAATGCCAGAGCAAGAGCTAAGAGGGAGTCACTATTAACAGATGGGTCTATCTGGAAAGCAATGGAAAGGGGCCCTTTATGGGAAAACCCTGTCTTTGTCTACCAATTCAAGGCTTTAGAACATAAACCAGGGAGTCACTGAAGATTTCTGgtctgaaaaacaaaatgatcaAACTAACTGGGGTCGCACAAGCAGCATCACATATCCTATTATTGTATCTCTACATATCACTCCCTGtgaggtctgagtctttttttcctttcactgcaCTCACCCTGCAAAAGATCCCAACCTCAGATCAACGCAACCATCTGCTTCTAGACTCTTGGATTCAAATCTAGCCTCAGATTTGCTggagaaaaccaaacaactcTGCGTAATGACAGACAACAAATGTGTAGTCTGCAACCTGAGCAGGGCCCTCAGCCCGGCCCAGCAAATCTTTTCGATGTTCCTGGTCCACTGCCATTTCCGTTTCCCAAGGAACAGCTGCTTCTAACTTCCGATGATATCCTCAAGCCCCCTTACTCCACTGCTTCCCACGCCTCTCAGCTGGcgtctctgcccctccctctcaGGAACAACCGAGGTCATCAGACATGAACTCGCTCAGCTCCCTGCACCCAAGCCTAAAACATACATATTTCAAAGGCCCACTCTGACTTCTTGGCTTCTAATCTAAGCCcttcttttgtgactgactgATCACTTCCATCTCTCAGTTGGGTACTCCCCATTTCtcatttgtttccaattttctctttatacTGGCTCCATTCCTATATGTTGTTAGTTGCTCAAAGCTCTTCCATCTTAGGGGGTGGGAAAGCCCAACATAAAACAAACCTTTCCTTGACTCCATATTGGCTGCTCTTCTCCTCCTTAAGTGCTGATGTGCCATAAGCCTGCGTCTTTAGTCCTCTTCCTGTCGCACTCCACACAGCCTCCTTGGGCAAACTCATGCACTCGCATGTCTTCAACTACCATCTCTGAGCCATTAACCAGCAAATCTGTATCGCTCACCCGTTTGAGCTCTCATGGTGCCGATCCCACATGTTACACTAACGAACAGCATTCTCCATCTGCATCTCAAAGATACCTCacactcaacatgtccaaaacagaACTTCTTCCCAGGTTTGTCTCCACTTCCGTTTTGGACCTCTCAGGGACTGACACTGTCTACTCAGTTATTCTTATAAGAAACCTAAATACTCTGAGACACTGACTCAGACGAATTCTTCTTTCTTAAACTCTCCtatctggcccctgcccacccccattGCTACTGCCTTAGTTCAGGTCCTGAGTATCTCTTGCTTAGATGACTCGACTGCTTCCTAACCTCTATccctgcctccagttttgttctcttAAATCTATCCACAATACGGTTACCAGATTTGGCCATATAACCACCCTgattaaaatccttcagtggatACACAAGAAACTTCATAGTGATTGTCTTTGGGGAGAACATGGGGGCCTAAGGTAGgagaaatatttatctttcaCTTCAGTACTATTGAATTGTTTACTATTAGCATGCACTACTATACAAAACTAAAGTTTCAGTGGCCCCCTAGTGCCTACAATACAAAGGCCCTCATGATTGGCCTGCTGGTTACCTTTTAAGTTTCTCTCTCAAGACactcctctgtctggaatgcccttCTCTCATCCTGCTAGAGCCTGTCCCCTAATCTTTTAAGACTATTCAAATGACACTTCCTCCTGATTTCTCTATATAGAAGCAAcctttgtgtctctctctcctttgtgtcTACTTTGTGCCATAAACAGACTTCCATCATGGCATTTACAGCTCGTGTTGTATATAATATTTAAACAGATTGTTGAcaatgtctgtctccctccattAGCCTCAGATTCCCTGAGGCAGGAATTGTTTCTTATTCACCTTTGAATTTTCAGAGTCTACTGACTGAATCAGAATTTACAGGGGGTGGGGCTTACATAAGAGTGTTTTGAAAATGCTCCACAGGTGATTCTAACTCAATCCCCTGATGACAACTGCACTGAAATATAAACTCCTTGAGACTGGGAATCATCGTGACCAGAACaatgtaggtgctcaataaacgctTTCTAAACTGAAGGTGGACAAGTCTCAAAGTGGACGGAGGAGAGGTTGGGACTAGAGATTTGGAGGCATCAGGACATAAGATGGTGTGTGAAGTTGTGGAAGGACTTAAGCTTCCTCAAGAAGGTTGGGAGTTAGAGGAATTAGGAAGCCAGGGCAGTCTTCTTTGTCACCCTGTTACTGCAGAGGATTCATTCACACGTGTTTTTCCTTCCAGACTAGGAGTTCCTTTGGAGCAGAAACTCTGTTCTATTCATCTCTGTCCACCTGGCACTGAGCACAGTGCACAGTACATGTTAGGAGCTCATTGACCTTTTACCGAGTTGTCTGAGCGCCACTGATAACACAGGGAGGTAAACACTTCAAGGACATAAAGAAGAAAGCGACTACTTTGGCCTGGAAgggctggaaacagagattttcAGAGGGACAGTTGAGGTTGGTCCTGAAAGAGAAGTTCATTTGGCAAAGAACTGGCCAGAACTTCAAGCAGAGGGAACCGCAGGAGCGTAGGTGCCCAGGCACGAAAGAGCACAATGCACATCTGGGGCCGGGAGTCAAGTGCTTGAGACAGGACACATGAGGGACCTTTAGAAATTGAGGCTGAGAGGGTCAGGGCCAGACTGTGAACGGCCACGGACGCCCACCTAAGGCTTTAAGCGTGACTGCGGGTGGCCAAAGAGGAGTTTTAAATTGAATCTGAAACGCCCAGATTGACTATTTCTAAAGGTAACTAGTGGCAGCACGCAGGGCCGAGTAAAGAATTGAGAGCCTCAAGGGAAGGAGAGTGATTAATGGCTAATGGTCCAGCTAATACACCCAAGCAGAGGCTGTATCCCCCTTATACccgagagaaaggaagaggatgaGAATGAGAAATCCATTCTGTAAAAACCCAAGATTTAAGTCAAGCAAGCTACGAATTCCGACTCCCGCTGACCACGAAAGGGCACACCTGTTTTTTCAGGTCTCAACTGGATGGGGAGTTGCCAGGTGGAAATGCCCGGAAACTTTCCGTTCTACATTAGGGGTTCCGAACCCCTTCCCGTCACAGCGCCACCCCGCGCGAGGACCAGGCCGCGCACACTGCCCCCGGGAGGAGGGAGCACCCCGCGGGAGTGAGGAACCCTGGCACCCACCCCAGACGCAGGGTCGGCCACTGCGCGTGCGCATCTAAAGCGCGCGCCCCGCCCCCTGCCTTCAAACCGGGTGGCGGGAAAGGGGACTCAGTGCCTCCCAAGAACGCCCCTGCAGCTTCGAAGGGACGTTGCCCGATTAGAGCCCTGTCGCCCACACTCACTCACCGGCTCCCCGCCGGCCCTCAGGATCCCCGCGGAGCCACCGGCCTCAGGCGCGGGGCCGCAGCCTTTCCCGCCACCCGGCTCAGCCGGCCCAGTCCCGGCCTGCGTGGGGAGCGGGGCGGGGAGAGCCGGGCTGGTCCATGTGACCCCGAGGAGCAGGGGGGTTAGTGATGAAGTAAGGAAAAGGGAAGCGAGTACAAGTACTGTTTTATCTGAGTTGATTCCCTACATTCAGTCAAAAATCACAGCGCTATGAGTTTTCTGCTGACTTAAGAAAATAGGAATCAAAGTCCGATTAAAGTGAATTTACAAACATTCTTCCCCTTCTCTTAGTCAAGTGGATTGTTCCAAAGTCTTACATGATTAGTTAGAAAAATTAGGCTTTATTTGGGAGGAAGTGGAGAGTTGAACTACGGGGAAGGGTGGTCTTTTGCGGGGCGAGAGTGACTGTCATCTAGACGTACAGACTTAAAGCTCGCGAAGTATGCAGGAGGCTCCTAAAAGGGAGAGACCGACAATAAATATTCATCGGCCAGTTGAGAGTCTCCTCCGGCCTCTGCCGAGATGAGTATTTTGCCAACAACAGAAGAGAGGGTTCAAACGAATAATTATTTCCTGAATTATTAAGCATTTCAATAGAAGGAATCAATTTCTCGAAAATGAGGAGAGTTAGAAAAGATTTGCTGAAGATGAAAGGACAGAtgagagaaaagtgaaaagacacaaaaaaaggaaaattaagaagaCTATAAAAGTAGTGATAAAGGCAGACAGATGCCATTTGAAGAGTTTTTTATCAGCTCTAAGTAAATTAAAACTCTGAGGGTCAAAGCCTCTCCCTCCTACGCCCCCACCCACCTTTGCATTTGCTCCAGGCATCTGATTTCCTGTTTCCGCCTCAGGGAGCTCTCCTGGGGCTTAAGTACCATCTGCCTGGAGGCCCCGCTGGCAGATATCAGGCAGAACAGTTAAGCTACTTAATTTTTCTAGGTTCACCCACCCCTGTTTAGGTTGGGAGCTCGCTGGCCCAGGGCCTCCAAAGAGATCCATCGTGccagaatgaaaacaaaacccaGCTAGTGGATGTTGACGGGTTTATGTGGCTTTACAGGACAGTTCAAAATCCAGCGTTCACTTTTCTCAGAGCTACTTCCCCACCCAAGTTCCTGGGGCAAGCATCCCTGAGATAAGTAGGCTATGTTCTCCCATTCACTTCCCCCCAGTTTTTGGTAAACTGCAGCCTGATCTGGGGTTAATAccttcatttcctctctccctgcccccagcccctctcccaacCCTTGGAATGCCTTGTCTCCTCCACTTCTTTCCATCTGCCTCCTGTGAGGAGTACTCCCTGCTTCCCTGCTCCCTCAGAAACCTGGAGCCACACACATGACCAGCAGCAGGGTAAAGGCTAGAAGCTTAAGATCTTGGTTCCCTATGCTCAGCACCCTGGATTGGGAGAGGAAGGTATAGGATGACACCTCTTTTCCTTCCCTATCTCTCCTGCCATGCCCCAGAACTCAGACACAGCCACATTCACTCACATTCATACACACAATCATGCACACACAGGGGCAAAGagaggtgggatggggaggaagggaagttTGCACCAACCAGCTCATGAATGCAACTTGAAAGATTTCACAcagcaaaaggcaaaaaacacacacacataaattaaaaaataaagaagtacatGCCCCTCCCCACAGTATCCTTCTCCATCCAGGGGCTGGCTCAGCCCTTCCACGTAAACCCAGAAGCTTCCTACTCCCTCTATCCCACTGGAGCTTCTACAGGGCCTGGGTCTTCAGTTCAACAGGTTCCCCTGTGCTCTCTGGTTGTCCATTGGAGTCATTGGGCTTGGTCCCCTTGAGAACAGACAGTCTCTCAGAAACACTCTTGAGccgagggaagaggagaaagtcaTAAAGCAGACTGCCCAGGCCTGCTCCAATGATTGGGCCCACCCAGTACAcctgcaggaaaagaaaaggaataatcaGGTTTGGGGAGGGGACGAAGAGCAAGGCTGCTCTTTTTCCAACCCCATCAGTGGAAAACAGACATCCTGCGCTTGGCACATACAGTGGAGCCCTATTTAAGCAGAAATCagtgtttgtttgcttttaaactCTAGACTGCTCCACTGCCTACACCTCAAAACTCACCATTTCTTTTCTGACTCGTCAAATTATACCTTTATCCCACACCTTCTTAGcacatgtatattttatttgttgttatcAGTTTGCACACGTTTATGTATtgctttgaaaaacaattttatttaattgtggtaaaatacacataacataaaattcaccatcttaaccatttctaggtgtacagttcagcagtAGTAAGtatattcatgttgttgtgcAACAAATCTCAagaacttcttcatcttgcaaaactgaaactctatagccattaaacaacaactccccatttccagcCCCTGTCGACTAccattttgctttgtttcaacgaatttgactactctagatatgtcatataagtagaatcacacagtatttgtctttttgtgactggcttatttcactaagcatgttgttcatccacgttgtagcatgtgttaggatttgcttcttttttaaggctgaatactattccactgtatgcatatactacattttgtttagccattcatctgTGAgggacacttgggctgcttctgCCTTTTGGTTGTTGTGCATAATGCTGCCATGAAAATGGGTGTACAGCtttgaaaactttttttgaattattttcatatgtttggcTGGCATATGGCCAAACAACACAAACATAGCCAATTTGTATTGAGGACTTATTCCGTACCGGATTCTGTGCTAAATATTTCACACATATAACTTTCATACTTATTTCTCATAACACTCCCATTTTatagtaaggaaactgaggcacagaaagattgaGTTATTTGCAGTAATCACACACAAGGCTAGTAAAGTGCTAGAACGGGGATGAGTCCAGGCCCATTTGTGCTCATGCACATCCTCATCTCTTGACAGCAGAAGTTTTTGTCTTCCTGTTTGGTTGTCTGTCCTCATAGTGCTAGTTTTGGAATCTAGTGGATACTTAATAAAAATCCCTGACTAACCGGCAAAGGAACGATATGAGCAAGAGCCTCTCTTTCTAGCAAAATCAAGAATCCTGTTCAGAGTCACAGGCATGCCAAACTCTGTGACAGCCCCCTTAGCTGAATGCTGGTAGAGTAGTCAACACATCCAAATGGAAAGCAGTAACCAAACCTGGAACCTGCAGTCTATACCCATTCAGGAGGGCTTTGGGATCTTGCTCTTCTCCCCTCACTTACCCAGTGGTTGGTGAAGTTTCTGGTGAGAATGGCAGGAGCAAAGGAGCGGGCAGGGTTCATGCCTGCACCAGTATAATACATCTGCAAGAGACACAGTTGTACCTGAGACACCCCCACTcaccccagctcctctccccacAACCCACATTCCCCTGAAGGCTGGCACCTTGCCTCCAGTCAGCAGCAAGTAGGGAAGGACAACCTGCATGGGGTCCCACAATGGAGTGAAGGCACTGATGCCCCATCTGGGAACAGACTATGGATCCATCAGCAAACCCCAATCTACCCATAATGCATGCAATGCCATCTTGGGGTCCAGAAGGACTAATACAGCAGTCACAGGAGAGAGGAATAGAGCAGGGTGGATTCCTCTGTGCGGACTGATACAGAGTGAGGTGGACAATATTCATGTTTGAGAGTGAAGCGGACAATATTCATGTTTGAGAGTGAAGCCGGCAGAAGAACCCTTAAAAGAAGGGAAAGGCATGGGGGCCCCGGAGTCCTTAAAGGAGAAGTTGCTCCCCTTTCCTGCTTACCCCAAAGAGGTGCCCCAGGGTGAGGGAGAAGCCAACCGCCAGGGCCACGGAGCCCAGGCGGCCATTCCGCCTCTCGTCGTATGTGGCAAAGACGCAGAGCACGAACTGGAGTGTCAGGAAGATCTCCACTACAGTGGCCTGGCCCACACTCACCCCAGGGTGCAACTGGgcaaaggaagaagaagggagcaGCTCATTAGGGCTGCCACAGTGTTAGCTCCTCAAGGCTTCCCAGGCAGGATTCCCCCTTATGGCACCAGTTCCCTGGAGAGGAAGGATAATACAACCCCCTTCATAGtaattgtattttttcttaatttctccttaatTCCTTCATGGTGGAAAAATTGCACCCacttccacagatgaggaaaccaagggcccataaagtgaaataaatttcCTCAAGAAACTTCAGGGAGTTGGAAAGAAAGCTGGGACCTGAACTCAGGTTCCTTGAGTCTCAGTCCAGGGCTGTATGCCTTCCTTACCCCTCCACACCACCTGTTGATCCGCCCCaccctgaaacacacacacacttacacacacaaaaTGTCCCAGACCCCTGGGGAACTGATCCACCCGCACGAGGCGGGGAGTCAGGGCACCAGgttcccccagccccactcagccGCCCATTACCGTGTTAAGTGCTAGGTTTCCTCGGACGGCAGGCGGGGTAACACTATATAGCACGGCAGCCCCAGCCACTGCTCCCAGGAGTTGGGCTGTCATATAGCAAACGGCACGGAGCAGGGACATCTGGGAGCCCACAAGGAAGGCAAAAGTGACTGCAGGATTGATGTGGGCTCCACTGATGTGGCCCACGGCCTGCACCAGCGTGGACAGGGCCAAGCCAAAGGCCAGagccacctgcaggacatgcaggGGTCCAGGGGCCCAACGCAGTGAGGACCCCAGCCCGAAGAAGACATAGAAGAGGGTGGCAAAGAACTCAGCAAATATGGCCCTCCAGAAGGAGGCGGACCGCAGCTCCCACATGGCAGGGGGACGGCCACGATGCCTGGGTCCCTGATACCCCCCAGCCTGGTTTGGGTGGACAGTCCCCTTTATAGAGGACTCTTAATCCCTGGGAGGGGCAGCCTGAGGTGGCTGGCCCGGCCTCTTAACCCCTTCACAGCTGCAGAGGGCTGGGCCCACTTTCATGCATCTGATTAGGCTGCTGggttttcccctccctcctcaaCTGGGCGATGAGCAGAGCCATGGGTGTCACAGTGGGGAAGGGTCAGGGCTGGAGAGGCTCTGAGAGGAAGGGACCAAGGACAGGGCGACTGGAAGAGTCTGCCTTTCTCTTCATGCCAAAGTTGGGGTTCATAGTCCTGACTGACATCTATATTAGAACATCCCTCAATTCTGCTTGGAAGGTTGGTCAAGCTGGGTTCACTTTGTGGATTATGAGATTGTACTCCTGGGGGCCTCCAGGCTCCTCTGAGTCGGCCAGGGgtaaaagtgggggtgggggtcaggagtgGGGTTCAGCAGGGAAGTTGGGATAACTGAAGAGAATTCTTTAGTTCTCTGGGATTAGAGGGCCTTCTCCCATTGGCTGGTTTGGACTGGAATCTGTGGACCCTGCGTTCTGGGACAGAATAGTTCTGCTGTGTCTGGCTTTCTCTGAGCCCAGGTTCCCTACCCCCAACCCATGCCAGCACCTCCCTTTCCAAACCCTCAGCCTGGCCTTTTaaaccacagagacagagaggggaagaAGCTGTCTTCCATGGATAGGCTGAGAGCAGGGTTGAGGGGCTGAGGAGCCGAGAAGGGGTTAGTAGTTAAATCTCAGGATCAGCTTGTACTTCATCTCTCCTCCTTCATAAGGTCCTAGCAGGAAGAgctgaatggaaagaaaatgccTCATGGCTATGAAGCAATGGGAGGGTCTAATGCCTCCTATGGCCAGGATGAGGACACTGGAGTCCTAAACCTTGATCCCTAGAGAAAGgtctgggggcgggggcgggaagCAGGCTGatcaaggagagagaaaagaacaaggtGGGGAAAGAAAGCTTGGGGAAAGAGGTTCAGTTGTGCTCAGGCTTGGTGAGGAACTTGGGACCTAGAAGTGGGGGCTGTGAAGGCAGAATGGGACACActagtaggctctaccatctcCATGTCATGGCAAGTCATACAGGTCACAAGCTTTTCCTGTGAAGCACAAGAGGAGAACAAAAATTTGAAGGAGAGGCCTGCAATACTGGTGCCCAGCATCAGTCCCATCCAGGACACCTGTGAGGAAAGAGGAGGCACACAGACCAGGGCCTatgctcctctcctcctccagctcggGGATGGACAGGAAGAGTTTCAGCCAAGGTAGATGGCCCATCTAACCCATCCACCTGCAGGAAGAGTTGCTGAGA
Protein-coding regions in this window:
- the MIP gene encoding lens fiber major intrinsic protein; translation: MWELRSASFWRAIFAEFFATLFYVFFGLGSSLRWAPGPLHVLQVALAFGLALSTLVQAVGHISGAHINPAVTFAFLVGSQMSLLRAVCYMTAQLLGAVAGAAVLYSVTPPAVRGNLALNTLHPGVSVGQATVVEIFLTLQFVLCVFATYDERRNGRLGSVALAVGFSLTLGHLFGMYYTGAGMNPARSFAPAILTRNFTNHWVYWVGPIIGAGLGSLLYDFLLFPRLKSVSERLSVLKGTKPNDSNGQPESTGEPVELKTQAL